CTTCCTCTCCTAACAATGTGATTAGATTTCCCTTGAACGTTACTTTCGCCATTCTAATTCCTCCTCGTCATTAATTTATTGCTCGTCCTGATATTTTCGTATTTAGCTTATCCCTTGTGATAAACTAAAAAACTTCTCTATATACACTATATAGAGAAGTTTTTCCATCTTCAAATATTTACTCTTATAAATCAAAATCACTTTTTTTCTCAGAGGATTTCGATTGATCTTTATCCTTTCCTCCCTTATTTAGGGAATTCTGGATTTTATCAATAGCCTGAGGTGCTAGATCTAGTATTTTTTCATATAGATGAGTATTTTCATCAAGATGAACCATTTTGACTCCATCTTTTCCAACTACTAAGAAAGCAATAGGAGTTATAGAAACTCCACCCCCGCTGCCAC
This DNA window, taken from Bacillaceae bacterium S4-13-56, encodes the following:
- the ytfJ gene encoding GerW family sporulation protein, with amino-acid sequence MASEHPIQGLMTTAMENLKEMIDVNTIIGDPVETPDGSVIIPVSKVGFGFAAGGSEFQGSSSGTGDSEGSLPFGGGSGGGVSITPIAFLVVGKDGVKMVHLDENTHLYEKILDLAPQAIDKIQNSLNKGGKDKDQSKSSEKKSDFDL